In Paenibacillus sp. FSL M7-0420, a single genomic region encodes these proteins:
- the ald gene encoding alanine dehydrogenase — MIIGVPKEIKNNENRVAITPAGVVSLSAEGHKVLVEAGAGAGSGFLDEEYAAAGAELVAEAAAVWAAAEMVMKVKEPLSSEYGYFRPGLILFTYLHLAPEPALAAALKDKGVFAIGYETVVDGRTLPLLTPMSEVAGRMAVQLGAQFLQKNYGGQGILLSGVPGVSRGKVSIIGGGVVGTNAAKMAIGLGAEVTIIDLSADRLRQLDDIFGAQISTLISNPYNIAKAVADADLLVGAVLIPGAKAPKLVTEAMVQTMKPGSVIVDVAIDQGGIVETIDRVTTHDNPVFEKHGVLHYSVANMPGAVAKTSTIALTNVTVPYALQIANKGVFQAIEDDAGLKSGVNVANGKITCQAVAEALGEEYFTVEAAVEQEFTLI, encoded by the coding sequence ATGATTATTGGCGTACCGAAAGAGATCAAAAACAACGAAAACCGCGTAGCGATTACCCCTGCGGGTGTGGTAAGTCTAAGCGCAGAAGGCCATAAGGTGCTTGTTGAGGCCGGAGCGGGTGCGGGCAGCGGCTTCCTGGACGAAGAGTACGCTGCAGCTGGTGCGGAATTGGTTGCAGAAGCCGCCGCAGTGTGGGCCGCCGCTGAAATGGTAATGAAGGTGAAAGAACCGCTGAGCAGTGAATACGGCTACTTCCGCCCTGGGCTTATCCTCTTCACGTATCTGCATCTGGCTCCAGAGCCGGCCCTGGCTGCCGCCCTTAAGGACAAAGGCGTATTCGCCATCGGCTATGAGACTGTAGTGGATGGCCGCACCCTGCCGCTGCTCACTCCGATGAGCGAGGTAGCCGGACGGATGGCAGTTCAGCTCGGTGCCCAGTTCCTGCAAAAGAACTACGGCGGACAGGGCATCCTGCTCTCCGGGGTTCCCGGCGTAAGCCGTGGTAAGGTCAGCATCATCGGCGGCGGTGTGGTCGGTACCAATGCAGCGAAGATGGCCATCGGGCTTGGCGCTGAGGTAACTATTATCGACCTGAGCGCAGACCGGCTCCGCCAGCTTGACGATATTTTCGGTGCCCAGATCAGCACCTTGATCTCTAATCCGTATAACATCGCTAAGGCGGTTGCTGACGCGGATCTGCTGGTAGGGGCTGTACTGATTCCAGGCGCGAAGGCACCTAAGCTGGTAACGGAAGCAATGGTGCAGACGATGAAGCCGGGCTCCGTCATTGTCGATGTGGCGATTGACCAGGGCGGGATTGTGGAGACGATTGACCGGGTGACCACGCATGACAACCCTGTCTTCGAGAAGCATGGGGTCCTGCACTATTCGGTCGCCAACATGCCAGGTGCAGTCGCCAAAACCTCGACCATCGCCCTAACCAACGTCACCGTTCCTTACGCGCTGCAAATTGCCAATAAAGGCGTATTCCAGGCGATCGAAGATGATGCCGGTCTAAAGAGCGGCGTCAACGTAGCCAACGGCAAAATCACCTGTCAGGCCGTCGCCGAAGCGCTTGGAGAAGAATACTTCACGGTTGAGGCCGCTGTAGAGCAGGAGTTCACGCTGATCTAA
- a CDS encoding PucR family transcriptional regulator yields the protein MAQSEPSFDRFFDSMESLADTLSESLQSQVTIEDSNHHVIGYSSHQTESDPARISTIIGKKVPSTVIIGLRKKGVMHELESSTHPIRIPAVMEVGLGPRLAMCIKHQQEILGYIWVVDRGNLAAGQAEELVEKAAGIAGRYLLKQRGWKTKQEKAMEDFFWKLLTSHYDSEAHIRQEAEAGSVLLPENYYIGVLESSRPVDEHFLQRFRRVMDTFTGQRLLFQTAEQNRLIILFSFMFPVEGTGRLSSFLHKLLGELGQSEGGKLTAGCSPEYREYTSAAEAYREALQILEMKKLLPYHTRELLLYEEIGFWAYLPAILEQKRSRPRRSPLLYPLKEHDREHKSDLLRTLAVYLSLDGNLKAAAAFLHIHTNTLMYRLNRIAEITGRSLKETDYRTSIYLDLLTEETAQVNLWFQEASRSGV from the coding sequence TTGGCACAATCAGAGCCGTCATTTGACCGTTTTTTTGACAGTATGGAGTCCCTGGCGGATACGCTCAGCGAATCGCTCCAGTCCCAGGTTACGATTGAGGACAGCAATCATCATGTGATCGGGTACAGCTCCCATCAGACGGAGAGTGATCCGGCACGAATCTCGACCATCATTGGCAAAAAGGTGCCCAGCACGGTCATTATCGGCCTGCGCAAAAAGGGAGTTATGCATGAGCTGGAGAGCAGCACGCATCCGATCCGCATCCCTGCGGTAATGGAGGTCGGGCTTGGCCCGCGGCTGGCCATGTGCATCAAGCACCAGCAGGAGATTCTGGGCTATATCTGGGTGGTGGACCGGGGGAATCTCGCCGCAGGGCAGGCGGAGGAACTTGTGGAGAAGGCTGCCGGGATTGCCGGGCGGTATCTGCTGAAGCAGCGCGGATGGAAGACGAAGCAGGAGAAGGCCATGGAGGATTTCTTCTGGAAGCTGCTGACCTCGCATTATGACAGCGAAGCGCATATCCGCCAGGAAGCGGAGGCCGGATCGGTGCTGCTGCCGGAGAACTATTACATTGGGGTGCTGGAGAGCAGCAGGCCGGTAGATGAGCATTTTCTGCAGCGTTTTCGCCGGGTAATGGACACCTTTACCGGGCAGCGGCTGCTGTTCCAGACCGCCGAGCAGAACCGGCTGATTATTCTTTTCTCCTTTATGTTTCCGGTGGAAGGGACCGGGCGTCTGTCTTCGTTCCTGCACAAGCTGCTAGGGGAGCTGGGCCAGAGCGAAGGCGGCAAGCTTACGGCAGGCTGCAGTCCTGAATATCGCGAATATACCTCGGCTGCTGAAGCATACCGCGAAGCGCTGCAGATTCTGGAGATGAAGAAGCTGCTGCCTTATCATACGCGTGAACTGCTGCTCTATGAAGAGATCGGGTTCTGGGCATACCTTCCGGCTATTCTGGAACAGAAACGGAGCCGCCCCCGCCGGAGCCCGCTGCTCTATCCTTTGAAGGAGCATGACCGTGAGCATAAGAGCGATTTGCTGAGAACCCTCGCTGTATACCTGTCGCTGGACGGCAATCTGAAGGCAGCGGCCGCTTTTCTGCATATTCATACCAATACCTTAATGTACCGCCTCAACAGGATCGCCGAGATTACAGGCCGGAGCCTCAAGGAGACCGACTACCGTACCTCCATCTACCTGGATCTTCTGACCGAGGAGACCGCGCAGGTAAATCTATGGTTCCAGGAGGCTTCCAGGTCAGGAGTGTAG
- a CDS encoding GNAT family N-acetyltransferase → MALEFKVNEKMLPEQMAEVFRLSGLKRPHNDLDRMEKMIDQADILISCWDGDRVVGLARAITDYCYCCYLSDLAVIKEYQKQNIGKDLVQLLQEALGDQVSIVLLSSEEALSFYPQIGFEQANNAFRIARKH, encoded by the coding sequence ATGGCATTAGAATTTAAGGTCAACGAAAAAATGCTGCCTGAACAAATGGCCGAGGTGTTTAGATTATCAGGGCTTAAGCGTCCTCACAATGATTTAGACCGTATGGAGAAAATGATCGATCAAGCCGATATCCTAATTAGCTGCTGGGATGGCGACCGGGTGGTAGGATTGGCACGGGCCATCACCGACTATTGCTACTGCTGTTATCTGTCGGATCTGGCCGTCATTAAGGAGTATCAGAAGCAGAATATAGGCAAAGACCTGGTGCAGCTGCTTCAGGAGGCATTAGGAGATCAGGTGTCCATCGTGCTGCTGTCTTCCGAGGAAGCTCTATCGTTCTATCCTCAGATCGGCTTTGAACAGGCTAATAATGCGTTTCGGATCGCCCGGAAACATTAA
- a CDS encoding copper amine oxidase N-terminal domain-containing protein, with protein sequence MRKIVSVFLSVAVISMSIGVNSIFASAAPVGNIASVTSSREHPSIFINNEKLDIYANVTTLGTTLVPMRPIFEAYGMTVEWDNTTKTVTATKGDIKIKLTNNLFEGVVNGSKVVLTQAPSLEPDSNIFFVNLRFISEALGAQVTWNKTANDASVYINFPE encoded by the coding sequence ATGAGAAAAATAGTGAGCGTATTTCTCAGTGTCGCAGTGATTTCAATGAGCATTGGAGTGAATAGTATATTTGCTTCAGCTGCACCCGTTGGTAATATAGCTAGTGTCACATCTTCCAGAGAACATCCAAGTATTTTTATCAATAATGAAAAATTAGATATCTACGCTAATGTTACAACTCTAGGGACAACTCTTGTTCCTATGCGGCCTATATTTGAGGCTTATGGAATGACAGTAGAATGGGATAACACTACTAAAACAGTTACTGCGACAAAAGGAGATATTAAAATTAAGTTAACAAATAATTTATTTGAGGGGGTTGTGAACGGAAGTAAAGTGGTATTAACTCAGGCTCCTTCTTTAGAACCTGATAGTAATATATTCTTTGTGAATTTAAGATTTATCTCTGAAGCACTTGGTGCACAGGTGACTTGGAATAAAACGGCTAATGATGCCTCCGTGTATATTAATTTTCCTGAATAA
- a CDS encoding DUF4127 family protein, translated as MKKVLYVPLDDRPVNLDDVIVQGRSAGIHVITPDVTDLKNRLDSEKTVSGTTLLTTSSPAYGDTAKIRQWILDHAASVDGFILSADMLAYGGLIGSRRLRAGAGGAYPAYDAAITHLLDVIREVKQAYPDKPVYVMDTIMRLATTSFAEGLDLAAYTESRNFMLQPRRSFTAFDDIISGYNLSPTGAYGSTATFDKEQYYNTRAHKFKTNRYILEVLAQEGSIDFLAIGVDDANTQGVQINEIHYMEAGINEWLGGTQGQHPDRAIILPDADGLGQSLLARMANQLYRNGATTRYTVEYFGPHGSTLTSPYEYMDVHQNILRHLDIVGGKAVGDAREVEIIAITAADQALAAVNRIEDNNSRLIPSVVIDCVGAGAADASITEALLGSRHTGALLGYSGWNTPGNKIGLALGMAQARYAYVVTETDAAALDLAVNAHGSLLFKRFLKDYFYKRLAIGEIRTYSRAHSLYDNVATFTDQNMLLFNSPEDYAHLQDMLKERMQTHTATLAGTCAFLIGSAEPACSIRQVSGNGWSFSEYASAVLPYDDPDYIWGRAFEITLNPHVTLE; from the coding sequence ATGAAGAAAGTGCTATATGTACCATTGGATGACCGGCCTGTAAATCTAGATGATGTGATTGTGCAGGGCAGATCGGCGGGGATTCATGTGATCACACCGGATGTAACGGACCTTAAGAATCGCTTGGATTCGGAAAAGACAGTATCGGGCACAACCCTGCTGACCACTTCCTCACCGGCTTATGGAGATACCGCAAAAATCCGGCAATGGATTCTGGATCATGCGGCGTCCGTGGACGGTTTTATTCTGTCGGCGGACATGCTTGCCTACGGGGGATTGATTGGGAGCCGCCGTCTCCGGGCGGGTGCGGGTGGTGCCTACCCGGCGTATGACGCTGCAATTACACATCTGCTGGACGTCATCCGTGAAGTGAAGCAAGCTTACCCGGACAAGCCGGTGTATGTAATGGATACAATTATGAGGCTGGCGACCACCTCTTTTGCGGAAGGACTGGACCTCGCGGCCTATACGGAGTCCCGCAACTTCATGCTTCAACCGCGCAGAAGCTTCACAGCGTTTGACGATATTATCAGCGGATATAACCTGTCCCCGACGGGTGCCTATGGCAGTACGGCTACTTTTGATAAAGAGCAGTATTACAATACCAGAGCGCATAAATTCAAGACGAACCGCTATATTCTGGAGGTGCTGGCGCAGGAGGGGTCTATTGATTTCCTTGCTATCGGTGTGGATGATGCCAATACTCAGGGCGTGCAGATTAACGAGATTCATTATATGGAAGCAGGGATTAATGAATGGCTGGGCGGGACCCAGGGTCAACATCCGGACCGGGCCATCATTCTCCCGGATGCAGACGGACTGGGACAGTCCTTACTGGCGCGGATGGCGAATCAGCTCTACCGGAACGGAGCCACCACGAGGTATACCGTTGAATATTTCGGACCGCATGGCTCTACCCTTACGAGTCCGTATGAATATATGGATGTGCATCAGAATATCCTGCGGCATCTGGATATTGTGGGGGGGAAGGCGGTAGGCGATGCCCGTGAGGTGGAGATTATCGCGATTACAGCAGCGGATCAGGCGCTGGCTGCGGTTAACCGTATCGAGGATAACAATTCCCGCCTCATCCCTTCGGTAGTGATTGACTGTGTCGGCGCAGGTGCAGCAGATGCAAGTATAACTGAGGCTCTGCTGGGCAGCAGGCATACTGGCGCGCTATTAGGATATAGCGGCTGGAATACGCCGGGGAACAAAATCGGCCTCGCACTGGGCATGGCCCAGGCCCGGTATGCTTATGTCGTTACAGAGACCGATGCGGCGGCGCTGGATCTTGCAGTTAACGCTCACGGCTCGCTATTGTTCAAGCGCTTCCTGAAGGATTACTTCTACAAAAGGCTGGCGATTGGCGAAATCCGGACGTACTCCAGAGCCCATTCGCTCTATGATAATGTTGCAACATTTACCGATCAGAATATGCTGTTGTTTAATAGCCCTGAGGATTATGCTCATCTGCAGGACATGCTTAAAGAGCGGATGCAGACACACACGGCCACGCTTGCCGGAACGTGCGCCTTCCTGATTGGCAGTGCTGAACCGGCGTGCAGTATCCGGCAGGTTAGCGGAAACGGCTGGTCTTTCTCCGAATACGCCAGCGCGGTACTTCCATACGATGATCCCGATTATATTTGGGGCCGTGCCTTTGAAATAACTTTGAATCCTCATGTCACGTTAGAATAA
- a CDS encoding protein-glutamine gamma-glutamyltransferase — translation MGYGYAAPADMAFESRMRGEIIAAARAMNVGGTDFSTFSNSRCNPRYWNRTAGGGFELKAGVAPSAAINDIFVNGQLYAFECAMAMVMILYRATINMIGEAAFNRYFTGLYLWDWNYDSNLKLITTFNRAELQPGDVVYFKNPDHDPAKPEWQGENAIMLSRDSYYGHGLGIKNATQMITSLNRERVPGSRTSAYLADEGLHPDFAYIASLGNSRLSPPVSAKVNAKTSIFSRIGTKSYIVR, via the coding sequence ATGGGGTATGGATACGCGGCTCCGGCGGATATGGCTTTTGAGAGTAGAATGCGGGGGGAGATTATTGCGGCAGCCCGGGCAATGAATGTAGGGGGGACTGATTTCTCGACCTTCAGTAACTCCCGCTGCAATCCGAGATATTGGAATCGTACAGCGGGCGGCGGTTTTGAATTGAAGGCAGGGGTCGCGCCTTCGGCGGCGATTAATGATATTTTTGTGAATGGACAGCTGTATGCCTTTGAATGTGCTATGGCGATGGTGATGATTCTATATAGAGCAACCATTAACATGATCGGGGAGGCGGCCTTCAACCGTTATTTCACCGGCCTGTACCTGTGGGACTGGAACTATGACAGCAATCTGAAGCTGATTACCACGTTCAACCGGGCCGAGCTGCAGCCGGGCGATGTGGTCTATTTCAAGAATCCCGACCATGATCCGGCTAAGCCGGAATGGCAGGGGGAGAACGCGATTATGTTGTCCAGAGACAGTTACTACGGACACGGGCTCGGGATTAAGAATGCCACTCAGATGATAACCTCGCTCAACAGGGAGCGGGTGCCGGGCAGCCGGACCTCTGCCTATCTGGCGGATGAGGGGCTTCACCCGGATTTTGCCTATATTGCTTCTCTTGGCAACTCACGACTGAGCCCGCCGGTCTCCGCCAAAGTGAATGCAAAAACGTCCATCTTCTCCAGAATAGGTACGAAATCCTATATTGTCCGCTAG
- a CDS encoding response regulator, with protein MLTMIIADDEPFIRSSLIRVFDWQEEFGIEIIGEASDGLEAYELCLKLRPDILFTDIMMPLMGGLEVAEKLREAGCKARIIIISGAQDFAYAREALKVNAEGYILKPVKLPEIRSVFRQAVAKLTEEREQQLDLEQLKQQLQDNMPLLREKFLQNLITGLYRREEEIWQKIQYFALPFQQGTLLSVCVLQLDEYRSAVDKYSEEHKQLLYFSIQNIIQESLDSHPCAISFVASENEFIMVICTPQTPPSHSISGTCEHIIANIQKYLRLDASVGIGRACPLAGQLEDSYKDALAALVYKFYTGPASVLYINDIQPDTEKLQSTFIYKLQARLMNELKAGHTDTVTRLLEQLFDGLAGPKHRIEYVQSICAEMIFTSARALYEIDEDIGQVLSDRISIMDKLYQQTTITGLKAHMLSLLHDLSAYVAGKNTSRNSRIVSSIRTIVQEGYASELSVSRIAEEVFLTPNYISLLFKKETGGTITDYITQIRIGKAKELLLTTDLKVMEISERVGYENPHYFSTVFKKTTGLHPLKFRSAKD; from the coding sequence ATGTTAACGATGATCATAGCGGATGACGAGCCGTTTATCCGCAGCAGTCTGATCCGTGTGTTCGATTGGCAGGAAGAGTTCGGGATTGAGATTATCGGGGAAGCCTCAGACGGGCTGGAGGCCTACGAATTATGCCTGAAGCTCAGGCCTGACATCCTGTTCACCGACATTATGATGCCGCTAATGGGGGGGCTTGAGGTAGCAGAGAAGCTGCGGGAGGCAGGCTGCAAGGCCCGGATTATTATTATCAGCGGCGCCCAGGACTTCGCCTACGCCCGGGAGGCGCTGAAGGTGAACGCCGAGGGATATATTCTGAAGCCGGTCAAGCTGCCCGAGATCCGCAGTGTCTTCCGCCAGGCGGTGGCCAAGCTGACAGAGGAACGCGAGCAGCAGCTTGATCTGGAGCAGCTTAAGCAGCAGCTTCAAGACAATATGCCGCTGCTGCGGGAGAAATTCCTTCAGAATCTGATCACCGGCCTCTACCGCAGGGAGGAGGAAATCTGGCAGAAGATACAGTATTTCGCCCTGCCCTTCCAGCAGGGGACGCTTCTCAGCGTCTGTGTACTCCAGCTGGATGAATACCGGAGCGCGGTGGATAAATACTCGGAGGAGCATAAGCAGCTGCTTTATTTTTCTATCCAAAATATCATTCAGGAGAGCCTGGACAGCCACCCCTGTGCCATCAGCTTCGTGGCCAGCGAGAACGAATTCATTATGGTGATCTGCACCCCGCAGACACCTCCGTCCCACTCCATCTCCGGGACCTGCGAACACATCATCGCTAATATTCAGAAGTATCTGCGGCTGGATGCCTCCGTCGGCATCGGGCGGGCTTGTCCGCTGGCGGGCCAGCTTGAGGATTCCTATAAGGATGCGCTGGCCGCGCTGGTGTACAAATTCTATACCGGGCCTGCCTCCGTCCTCTACATTAATGATATTCAGCCCGACACAGAGAAGCTGCAGAGCACCTTTATCTATAAACTTCAGGCCCGGCTAATGAATGAATTGAAGGCAGGACATACGGACACCGTCACCCGGCTGCTGGAGCAGCTGTTCGATGGACTGGCCGGTCCCAAGCATAGAATTGAATACGTGCAGAGTATCTGCGCAGAGATGATTTTCACCTCCGCCAGAGCCCTGTATGAGATAGATGAGGATATTGGGCAGGTGCTAAGCGACCGGATTAGCATCATGGATAAGCTGTACCAGCAGACCACGATCACCGGCCTTAAGGCGCATATGCTGTCGCTCCTGCATGACTTAAGCGCTTATGTAGCAGGCAAGAACACCTCCAGGAACAGCCGGATCGTCAGCAGCATCCGCACCATCGTTCAGGAGGGATACGCCTCGGAGCTGTCCGTATCCAGGATTGCCGAGGAGGTGTTTCTGACACCTAACTACATCAGCCTGCTGTTCAAGAAGGAGACCGGCGGAACCATTACCGACTATATCACCCAGATCCGCATAGGCAAGGCGAAGGAGCTGCTGCTGACCACGGACCTGAAGGTCATGGAGATCTCAGAGCGGGTCGGCTATGAGAATCCCCATTATTTCAGTACTGTTTTCAAAAAAACCACCGGCCTGCACCCGCTCAAGTTCCGTTCGGCCAAGGATTAG